From a region of the Enterobacter sp. JBIWA008 genome:
- the moaA gene encoding GTP 3',8-cyclase MoaA encodes MASQLTDAFARKFYYLRLSITDVCNFRCTYCLPDGYKPGSVTNNGFLSVDEVRRVTRAFSELGTEKVRLTGGEPSLRRDFPDIIAAVRENERIRQIAVTTNGYRMARDVANWRDAGLTAINVSVDSLDARQFHAITGQDKFQQVMDGIDAAFAAGFEKVKVNTVLMRDVNHHQLDTFLAWIKPRPIQLRFIELMETGEGSELFRRHHISGMVLRDELLKRGWIHQIRQRSDGPAQVFCHPDYDGEIGLIMPYEKDFCASCNRLRVSSVGKLHLCLFGDGGVDLRDLLEDDAQQDALEARISDALTHKKQTHFLHQGNTGITQNLSYIGG; translated from the coding sequence ATGGCTTCACAACTTACTGATGCTTTCGCGCGTAAGTTTTATTACTTACGTCTGTCGATTACCGATGTGTGCAACTTCCGTTGCACCTACTGCCTGCCCGATGGCTACAAACCGGGCAGCGTTACCAATAACGGCTTTCTCTCCGTGGATGAAGTGCGCCGCGTCACGCGCGCCTTCTCTGAGCTTGGCACCGAAAAAGTGCGTCTGACCGGCGGCGAACCCTCGTTGCGCCGCGATTTCCCCGACATCATTGCCGCCGTGCGTGAAAACGAACGTATCCGCCAGATTGCGGTAACCACCAACGGTTACCGCATGGCGCGTGACGTGGCGAACTGGCGAGATGCGGGGCTGACGGCGATCAACGTCAGCGTCGACAGCCTGGACGCCCGCCAGTTCCACGCCATTACCGGCCAGGATAAATTCCAGCAGGTCATGGACGGTATCGACGCGGCATTTGCGGCCGGGTTCGAGAAGGTCAAAGTCAACACGGTGCTGATGCGTGATGTGAACCATCATCAGCTGGATACCTTCCTGGCGTGGATCAAACCGCGCCCTATACAGCTGCGTTTTATCGAGCTGATGGAAACCGGCGAGGGCAGCGAGCTGTTCCGTCGTCATCACATCTCCGGCATGGTGCTGCGCGACGAGCTTCTGAAACGCGGCTGGATCCATCAGATCCGCCAGCGCAGCGACGGACCGGCGCAGGTCTTCTGCCACCCGGATTACGATGGTGAGATTGGGCTTATCATGCCCTATGAGAAAGACTTCTGCGCCAGCTGCAACCGCCTGCGCGTTTCCTCCGTTGGCAAGCTCCATCTTTGCCTGTTTGGCGACGGTGGCGTAGACCTTCGCGATCTGCTGGAAGACGATGCGCAGCAGGACGCGCTTGAAGCACGCATTTCTGACGCGCTGACGCATAAAAAACAGACCCACTTCCTGCATCAGGGCAATACCGGTATTACTCAGAACCTGTCCTACATCGGCGGGTAA